Proteins from a single region of Oryza brachyantha chromosome 6, ObraRS2, whole genome shotgun sequence:
- the LOC102710027 gene encoding probable xyloglucan endotransglucosylase/hydrolase protein 26, whose amino-acid sequence MAKAVVTAAVVAVAVAAVLELGLVGANFQDQCDITWEPQNAKMTEGGNHLTLSLVSNSSGCMLRTKKQFIYGSVSTRIQLVKGNSAGTVTTYYTSSIGEKHDEIDFEFLGNETGKPYTLHTNVFADGVGSREMQFRPWFDPTDGFHNYTIFWNPCMIVWFVDSIPIRVFRNHSEAGVAFPTQRPMYAFSSIWAAEDWATQGGRVKTDWTKAPFVAEYRDIALSVCECSGSGSAAGAGADAASPTCARGCATPDHWYAAPELCQLSEKQLRQMKAVQLGYTIYDYCADARAKGRPVPPECALKQY is encoded by the exons ATGGCGAAGGCtgtcgtcaccgccgccgtcgtcgccgtcgccgtggcggcggtgctggAGCTCGGGCTCGTCGGAGCAAACTTCCAGGACCAGTGTGACATCACGTGGGAGCCGCAGAACGCCAAGATGACGGAGGGAGGAAACCATCTCACGCTCTCCCTTGTCAGCAACTCCTCtg GTTGTATGCTCCGGACCAAGAAGCAGTTCATCTACGGCAGCGTGTCCACCCGCATCCAGCTGGTGAAGGGCAACTCGGCCGGCACCGTCACCACCTACTAC ACGTCGTCGATCGGCGAGAAGCACGACGAGATCGACTTCGAGTTCCTGGGCAACGAGACCGGGAAGCCCTACACCCTGCACACCAACGTCTTCGCGGACGGCGTCGGCAGCCGCGAGATGCAGTTCAGGCCATGGTTCGACCCCACCGACGGCTTCCACAACTACACCATCTTCTGGAACCCCTGCATGATCGT GTGGTTCGTGGACAGCATCCCGATCAGGGTGTTCCGCAACCACTCGGAGGCCGGCGTGGCGTTCCCGACGCAGCGGCCGATGTACGCCTTCTCCAGCATctgggcggcggaggactggGCCACGCAGGGCGGCCGCGTCAAGACGGACTGGACCAAGGCCCCCTTCGTCGCCGAGTACCGCGACATCGCCCTCAGCGTCTGCGAatgctccggctccggctccgccgccggcgccggcgccgacgccgcgtcgccgacgtgcgCGCGGGGATGCGCGACGCCCGACCACTGGTACGCGGCGCCGGAGCTGTGCCAGCTGAGCGAGAAGCAGCTGCGGCAGATGAAGGCGGTGCAGCTGGGCTACACCATCTACGACTACTGCGCCGACGCCCGGGCCAAGGGCCGCCCCGTGCCGCCGGAGTGCGCCTTGAAGCAGTACTGA